The Marinobacter salsuginis sequence GTAGGCTTTAAACTCTGGCAAAGGCTCCACATACCCTCTCGGTTTTGCCCGAGTCTCGGCCATGAATTGATCAAGATCTGAGTATCCGCTGCCCTGGGAACAGGCTGTCAGGAGAGACACCAGACAAACTCCCAGCCAGGCCTGCACCGCATGCTTTCCTGTCATGCTCATTCTCCAGCCCGGTAGCGGTATGTACGAGCCACAACCTGCATATCAAGTCGTTCTCCGTCTCCGCCAGTTGGTTTTATGGTCAAGTCGTGCAGCGTCACAATCCGAGGCAGGCTCGCAACACTGCTGACGAAAGATGCCAGCTCATGATAAGAGCCGGAAACCCGGATGTTGATTGGCAACTCGGAATAGAAGTCCCTGCGCTGCTCTGGCTGAAGAGCCACTTCCTGCAGAGCAAGGCCATTCCCCAGAGCGGTGTTGGTTATGTCTTCCAACAGCCCAGGCACTTCTGTTTCGCTCGGTAACTGCCGCACCAAAGCACCGAAAGTTTCTTCCATTTCCGCCATCTGTGCTTTGAACACCTCCAGGTTTGCCACCT is a genomic window containing:
- a CDS encoding type 4a pilus biogenesis protein PilO, whose protein sequence is MSLADSLKSLNEFDINDLDVNNAGIWPAPIKAIVVLIVFALIGGGGYWFFVKDQYVQLERVEKTEQDLRKKYEEKAYQVANLEVFKAQMAEMEETFGALVRQLPSETEVPGLLEDITNTALGNGLALQEVALQPEQRRDFYSELPINIRVSGSYHELASFVSSVASLPRIVTLHDLTIKPTGGDGERLDMQVVARTYRYRAGE